In Hyphomicrobium denitrificans ATCC 51888, the DNA window AGCGAGCACGGCTCGCCCTTGTATTTGAGATCCTGCGGCTGGTGGCCGATCGAAGCGAACGGAAAGATGCGCGTGCGTGCGCCGATCTCCGTCGTGCCGGCGACGACGACGTGGCTCACAAGCTCGACGCCCTCGCCGAGGCTCGCGTTCGGGCCGACGATGCAGAAGGGGCCGACCTTTACGCCGGGGCCGAGGCGCGCGCCGTCTTCGACGATGGCGGTCGGATGAACGTCGACTTCAGCCATTTTTGCTCGCAAAGGCGCGAGCGTCGGCGCTGTCGGCGAGCATGGCGCTGATCTCGGCTTCCGCCACGACCTGCCCGTTCACTTTCGCTTCGCCGCGGAAGCGCCAGACGCGCCCGCGATTGCGAACCTTCTTGACGTGATAGTGGAGCTGATCGCCAGGCAGCACGGGCTTGCGGAACTTGGCGTTGTCGATGCCCATGAAGTAGACGAGCTCGGCGCGATAATCCTCGCCGACGTTCGATACGCACAGCGCGCCCGCCGTCTGCGCCAGACCTTCGATGATCAGCACGCCCGGCATCACCGGGAATTGCGGGAAGTGGCCCTGGAAGAACGGTTCGTTGATCGTCACGTTCTTGACGCCGACGCAGCTGTCGTCCCGGTCCATGTCGTAGATGCGATCGACAAGCAGGAACGGATAGCGATGCGGCAGCAGCTTCATCACGGTTGCAATATCCGCGGTTCCGAGCGCTTTGCCTGCCTTGGCCGTGTCGTCCATAACCATCAACTCCAATATAACCGCGGGAATTATGTTCCCGGCGGCATTTTTATCGCTCAGCTTCCGCCTGAGCCTTTTGAACCATCGTCGGCGCCGCTTCGGTCGCGTGCGGCCAGACGCTTCAAGAGCGCCTGCTCGCGCGCCGACTCGCGCAGCGGTTTTGCCGGGGTGCCGAAATATCTCGCTCCGGCCGGAACGTCATGTGCCGGATGCGACGCGCCGCCGACCTGCGCACCGGTTCCGATCTTGATGTGGCCGACGGTGCCGGACTGGCCGCCCATGACAACGTAGTCGCCAAGCTCGGTCGAACCTGAGATGCCGCACATCGCGACGATCACGCAGTGCCGGCCGAGCACGACGTTGTGCCCGATCTGGCAAAGATTATCAATTTTCGTGCCTTCGCCGATCATGGTGTCCTTCAGCGCACCGCGATCTATTGTTGTATTGGCTCCGATTTCCACGTCGTCCTGAACGATGACGCGGCCGATCTGGGGGACCTTGAGGTGGCCGCCCGGACCCATAGCAAATCCGAAGCCGTCCTGGCCGATCCGGACGCCGGAATGGATAATCACGCGGTCACCAACGAGGGCGTGGGTGACGGTCGCGAGCGCGCCGATGTAGCAGTTCCGGCCGATGGTCACGCGCGCGCCGACGACAGCTCCGGCGGCAATCCGCGTTCCGGCACCAATATGTGCCTCGCGGCCGATGACGGCCCCCGGCTCGATCACGACGCCGTCTTCGATGCGGGCCGTGGGGTCAACAGGCTGGGCTCCGGGCGTCGCCACCATCGGCTGCATCGCAGACGGGTAGAACAGCGCCAGGGCGCGGGCGAAGCCGTGGTAGGGCTGGCGGGTGACAAGGCCGACCGTCCCTGCCGGGATGCGGCCTGCGAGCGGCGGCGCGACGAGGCAGGCGCCTGCCTGCGTGCCATCGAGCTGAGCCAGGTACTTCTTATTGTCGATGAAGGAGATATGGGCGCGGCTCGCTTCTGCCAGCGGCCGCACGTCCTCGATCGGCATCGCCGGATCGGCACCTGCGGGCACTTCGGCCCCCGCGGCTTGAGCGACCTCGAATAGAGTATAAGGCCCGGCCCGCTCAAAAAATCCGGGATGCTCCATCTTGCCGCCTCCGGCCCGCCGATGCTTCGGCGCTGTGTTGGGTGATTAAGGCGGTTGAATGAACGACGCCGGGAGCGTTGGCAAGCCCCCGGCGCGGTCAAATCAATCGCGTGACGCCTACGTATAGGCTGAGCGCTGTAATTCCGGGCGATTTGCCGCCGCCCGGACGCTCGCTAGAAGCGGCTCGACGCGCCGAAGCGGAAGAACTGCGTCTCGTCGTACTTCTCTTTGGTCAGGACTTTCGCGAAGTCCATGCGGATCGGACCGACCGGCGAGTTCCACATTAAGCTGGCGCCGACCGACGAACGGATCGAGCTGCTGTCCGCGAGTTGGCAAGGCTTTCCATTTTCCACGCAACCAGGAGCATTGAGTGCACTTTCAACACCGCCAGTTGCACCGAACAGAGAACCAGCATCCGCGAAGACTGCGCCGCTCAGGCCGAGATCGTCCGGAACGAACGGTAGCGGGAAGCGAATCTCGGCCGTCGTCGCCCAATACGTCTGGCCGCCGAGCGCGTCGTGGTTGGCCGAACTCAAGTCTCGCGGACCGTAACCGGCGCGATCGAAGCCGCGAACCGTCTCGCCGCCCTTGAAGAAGGAGTCGAGCAATCGAACGTCTTCACCGCCCCAACCCTGGATCGTGCCACCAATGGCGCGGCCGACGAAGGTGATCTTCTCGGTGATCGGATAGTAGGCGCGCGCTTCGGCGTTGACGCGCCAGTATTGAGCATCGCCGCCAAGACCAGCGAAGTCGGTTCCTGCCTGCAGGAAGTAGCCGCTGGTTGGGTTCTGCGCATTGTTGC includes these proteins:
- the lpxD gene encoding UDP-3-O-(3-hydroxymyristoyl)glucosamine N-acyltransferase — translated: MEHPGFFERAGPYTLFEVAQAAGAEVPAGADPAMPIEDVRPLAEASRAHISFIDNKKYLAQLDGTQAGACLVAPPLAGRIPAGTVGLVTRQPYHGFARALALFYPSAMQPMVATPGAQPVDPTARIEDGVVIEPGAVIGREAHIGAGTRIAAGAVVGARVTIGRNCYIGALATVTHALVGDRVIIHSGVRIGQDGFGFAMGPGGHLKVPQIGRVIVQDDVEIGANTTIDRGALKDTMIGEGTKIDNLCQIGHNVVLGRHCVIVAMCGISGSTELGDYVVMGGQSGTVGHIKIGTGAQVGGASHPAHDVPAGARYFGTPAKPLRESAREQALLKRLAARDRSGADDGSKGSGGS
- the fabZ gene encoding 3-hydroxyacyl-ACP dehydratase FabZ, with the translated sequence MDDTAKAGKALGTADIATVMKLLPHRYPFLLVDRIYDMDRDDSCVGVKNVTINEPFFQGHFPQFPVMPGVLIIEGLAQTAGALCVSNVGEDYRAELVYFMGIDNAKFRKPVLPGDQLHYHVKKVRNRGRVWRFRGEAKVNGQVVAEAEISAMLADSADARAFASKNG